A genomic stretch from Falco cherrug isolate bFalChe1 chromosome 3, bFalChe1.pri, whole genome shotgun sequence includes:
- the RNF139 gene encoding E3 ubiquitin-protein ligase RNF139 isoform X1 encodes MAAPGPPQLPWLRLGPRLRAGLEVALRVPSLFLIDAIFNSSPLPGGSLCAALLGVLLRLLGVFVSSVVLVLQQRALFKFYMIASAFLLAATSVLVNYYASLHINFYSAYYTAAFGIQIFPHKGPSLWMALSILQLTFGIGYVTLLNVQSIYSQLIILDILIPVIGLVVELPLNVRQILVFISGLVLTLNTTAILVTKIKWFYYSVRYVYLLVRHMYRIYGLQLLMEDTWKRIRFPAVLRVFWLSRLTAQAVVLTYVVKMAETNTEEKFFLISWDNCWELICSLIISGCDSTLTVLGMSAVISSIAHYLGLGILAFIGSTDEDDKRLGFVAPVLFFILALQTGLSGLKPEERLVRLSRNMCLLLTAVLHFIHGMTDPVLMSLSASHVSSFRRHFPVLFVSACLFILPVLLSYILWHHYALNTWLFAVTAFCVELCLKVIVSITVYILFMIDGYYNVLWEKLDDYVYYVRSTGNIIEFIFGVIMFGNGAYTMVFESGSKIRACMMCLHAYFNIYLQAKNGWKTFINRRTAVKKINSLPEVKGSRLREIDDVCAICYHEFTTSARITPCNHYFHALCLRKWLYIQDTCPMCHQKVYIEDKENTSISNNNGFVAPNENPVQAAEEAADAENELNEDNDSSDSDEEDSDCVAQHLNETLNVDSNSLGD; translated from the exons ATGGCGGCCCCGGGCCCTCCGCAGCTCCCGTGGCTGCGGCTGGGCCCGCGGCTGCGGGCCGGGCTGGAGGTCGCACTGCGGGTACCCAGCCTGTTCCTCATCGACGCCATCTTCAACTCGTCCCCCCTGCCGGGGGGCTCCCTGTGCGCCGCGCTCCTGGGCGtgctgctgcggctgctgg GTGTCTTTGTGTCCAGTGTTGTTCTGGTCTTACAACAGCGAGCACTTTTCAAGTTTTATATGATCgcctcagcatttctgctggcTGCAACTTCAGTGTTGGTGAATTACTATGCTTCTTTGCACATAAACTTCTACAGTGCCTACTACACAGCTGCGTTTGGAATCCAGATCTTCCCTCATAAAGGACCTTCGCTATGGATGGCCCTTTCCATCCTTCAGCTTACCTTTGGAATTGGATATGTTACACTGCTGAATGTGCAGTCCATATACTCTCAACTCATCATCCTGGATATACTGATTCCTGTAATTGGCTTGGTTGTTGAATTACCTTTAAACGTCCGGCAGATACTAGTTTTTATTTCAGGCCTAGTTCTGACACTAAATACCACAGCCATTTTAGTTACGAAAATTAAATGGTTCTATTATTCGGTGCGGTATGTTTATCTGCTGGTGAGGCACATGTATCGCATTTATGGATTACAGCTATTGATGGAAGATACATGGAAAAGGATTCGATTTCCAGCTGTACTGCGCGTCTTCTGGCTATCGAGACTTACAGCACAAGCTGTGGTATTAACGTATGTTGTCAAGATGGCTGAAactaatacagaagaaaaattcttcttgATATCGTGGGATAACTGTTGGGAACTGATTTGCAGTCTGATCATAAGTGGGTGTGACTCTACTTTAACTGTCTTAGGCATGAGTGCCGTCATTTCCTCAATAGCGCATTATTTGGGACTTGGTATCTTGGCCTTCATCGGATCAACCGATGAGGACGACAAAAGGCTTGGCTTTGTAGCACCCGTCTTGTTTTTCATCTTGGCCCTGCAGACTGGTTTAAGTGGACTGAAACCAGAAGAACGATTAGTTCGCCTGAGTCGAAACATGTGCCTTTTGTTGACCGCAGTCCTGCATTTTATCCATGGAATGACAGACCCTGTGCTGATGTCTCTCAGTGCCTCCCACGTGTCGTCGTTTCGCAGACACTTCCCTGTACTGTTTGTTTCTGCTTGCCTTTTCATCCTTCCGGTTCTGCTCAGTTACATCCTCTGGCACCACTATGCACTAAATACTTGGCTTTTTGCAGTTACAGCATTCTGTGTAGAGCTCTGCCTAAAAGTAATAGTTTCTATCACTGTTTATATATTGTTTATGATTGATGGCTACTATAATGTGCTATGGGAAAAACTTGATGATTATGTCTATTATGTTCGTTCAACTGGCAATATTATTGAGTTTATATTTGGAGTAATCATGTTTGGAAATGGAGCTTACACAATGGTCTTTGAATCGGGAAGCAAGATTCGTGCGTGCATGATGTGTCTGCACGCGTACTTCAACATCTATTTGCAAGCAAAGAATGGCTGGAAAACTTTTATAAATCGCCGGACTgctgttaagaaaataaactcgCTTCCAGAAGTAAAAGGAAGTCGGTTACGTGAAATAGATGACGTCTGTGCAATCTGCTACCATGAGTTCACCACCTCTGCTCGCATTACTCCATGCAACCATTACTTTCACGCACTTTGTCTTCGGAAGTGGCTGTACATTCAGGACACTTGCCCGATGTGCCATCAGAAAGTGTATATTGAGGACAAAGAAAACACCAGTATCTCTAACAACAATGGCTTTGTGGCACCAAATGAAAATCCTGTACAAGCTGCAGAAGAAGCTGCTGATGctg
- the RNF139 gene encoding E3 ubiquitin-protein ligase RNF139 isoform X2, which translates to MGMGRMGSSSLLPIFLTLCSMLLELLRALLTGVFVSSVVLVLQQRALFKFYMIASAFLLAATSVLVNYYASLHINFYSAYYTAAFGIQIFPHKGPSLWMALSILQLTFGIGYVTLLNVQSIYSQLIILDILIPVIGLVVELPLNVRQILVFISGLVLTLNTTAILVTKIKWFYYSVRYVYLLVRHMYRIYGLQLLMEDTWKRIRFPAVLRVFWLSRLTAQAVVLTYVVKMAETNTEEKFFLISWDNCWELICSLIISGCDSTLTVLGMSAVISSIAHYLGLGILAFIGSTDEDDKRLGFVAPVLFFILALQTGLSGLKPEERLVRLSRNMCLLLTAVLHFIHGMTDPVLMSLSASHVSSFRRHFPVLFVSACLFILPVLLSYILWHHYALNTWLFAVTAFCVELCLKVIVSITVYILFMIDGYYNVLWEKLDDYVYYVRSTGNIIEFIFGVIMFGNGAYTMVFESGSKIRACMMCLHAYFNIYLQAKNGWKTFINRRTAVKKINSLPEVKGSRLREIDDVCAICYHEFTTSARITPCNHYFHALCLRKWLYIQDTCPMCHQKVYIEDKENTSISNNNGFVAPNENPVQAAEEAADAENELNEDNDSSDSDEEDSDCVAQHLNETLNVDSNSLGD; encoded by the exons atggggatggggaggatgGGGTCTTCCTCCCTACTACCCATTTTCTTGACCCTTTGTTCCATGCTTCTGGAATTGCTAAGGGCACTTCTCACTG GTGTCTTTGTGTCCAGTGTTGTTCTGGTCTTACAACAGCGAGCACTTTTCAAGTTTTATATGATCgcctcagcatttctgctggcTGCAACTTCAGTGTTGGTGAATTACTATGCTTCTTTGCACATAAACTTCTACAGTGCCTACTACACAGCTGCGTTTGGAATCCAGATCTTCCCTCATAAAGGACCTTCGCTATGGATGGCCCTTTCCATCCTTCAGCTTACCTTTGGAATTGGATATGTTACACTGCTGAATGTGCAGTCCATATACTCTCAACTCATCATCCTGGATATACTGATTCCTGTAATTGGCTTGGTTGTTGAATTACCTTTAAACGTCCGGCAGATACTAGTTTTTATTTCAGGCCTAGTTCTGACACTAAATACCACAGCCATTTTAGTTACGAAAATTAAATGGTTCTATTATTCGGTGCGGTATGTTTATCTGCTGGTGAGGCACATGTATCGCATTTATGGATTACAGCTATTGATGGAAGATACATGGAAAAGGATTCGATTTCCAGCTGTACTGCGCGTCTTCTGGCTATCGAGACTTACAGCACAAGCTGTGGTATTAACGTATGTTGTCAAGATGGCTGAAactaatacagaagaaaaattcttcttgATATCGTGGGATAACTGTTGGGAACTGATTTGCAGTCTGATCATAAGTGGGTGTGACTCTACTTTAACTGTCTTAGGCATGAGTGCCGTCATTTCCTCAATAGCGCATTATTTGGGACTTGGTATCTTGGCCTTCATCGGATCAACCGATGAGGACGACAAAAGGCTTGGCTTTGTAGCACCCGTCTTGTTTTTCATCTTGGCCCTGCAGACTGGTTTAAGTGGACTGAAACCAGAAGAACGATTAGTTCGCCTGAGTCGAAACATGTGCCTTTTGTTGACCGCAGTCCTGCATTTTATCCATGGAATGACAGACCCTGTGCTGATGTCTCTCAGTGCCTCCCACGTGTCGTCGTTTCGCAGACACTTCCCTGTACTGTTTGTTTCTGCTTGCCTTTTCATCCTTCCGGTTCTGCTCAGTTACATCCTCTGGCACCACTATGCACTAAATACTTGGCTTTTTGCAGTTACAGCATTCTGTGTAGAGCTCTGCCTAAAAGTAATAGTTTCTATCACTGTTTATATATTGTTTATGATTGATGGCTACTATAATGTGCTATGGGAAAAACTTGATGATTATGTCTATTATGTTCGTTCAACTGGCAATATTATTGAGTTTATATTTGGAGTAATCATGTTTGGAAATGGAGCTTACACAATGGTCTTTGAATCGGGAAGCAAGATTCGTGCGTGCATGATGTGTCTGCACGCGTACTTCAACATCTATTTGCAAGCAAAGAATGGCTGGAAAACTTTTATAAATCGCCGGACTgctgttaagaaaataaactcgCTTCCAGAAGTAAAAGGAAGTCGGTTACGTGAAATAGATGACGTCTGTGCAATCTGCTACCATGAGTTCACCACCTCTGCTCGCATTACTCCATGCAACCATTACTTTCACGCACTTTGTCTTCGGAAGTGGCTGTACATTCAGGACACTTGCCCGATGTGCCATCAGAAAGTGTATATTGAGGACAAAGAAAACACCAGTATCTCTAACAACAATGGCTTTGTGGCACCAAATGAAAATCCTGTACAAGCTGCAGAAGAAGCTGCTGATGctg